Proteins co-encoded in one Arachis hypogaea cultivar Tifrunner chromosome 11, arahy.Tifrunner.gnm2.J5K5, whole genome shotgun sequence genomic window:
- the LOC112721913 gene encoding uncharacterized protein: MTWAVEISQYDLQYEPRHVIKAQAMADFLVEVTGDLDGAPSTQWKLHVDGASNQTFGGAEIILENPARVIYEQSIKLDFLVSNNQAEYEALLGGLALAREVGATRLEVCSDSQVVTSQINGTYQARDSLLQRYLEKVKELSKKFEEVTIQHVPRERNTRADLLSKLASTKPGTGNRSLIQGLMKELAVVLQLTQLEPCWMDPIIEFLGKARLPSDEQAAKTIRQKAAKYAIIQSQLFKKGLSQPLLKCLHPDQTEYVLQKVHEGCSLMADSKEFVRRCKRCQENSSFHKAPATELSVLTTSRPFSQWGIDLLGPFPVGSGQVKYLIVAIDYYTKWIEAELLASISSANCRKFVWRQIIARFGIPKAVISDNEMQFADKKFGEFLAVLGIKQKFSSIEHPQTNGQVEAANKIILQGLKR, encoded by the coding sequence ATGACTTGGGCTGTCGAAATCTCCCAGTATGACTTACAGTATGAACCCAGGCACGTGATCAAGGCTCAAGCCATGGCTGATTTCCTGGTAGAAGTAACAGGGGACCTAGACGGGGCGCCGAGCACACAGTGGAAGCTCCATGTTGACGGAGCATCTAACCAAACGTTCGGAGGAGCAGAAATCATCCTGGAGAACCCAGCTAGAGTTATATACGAGCAGTCAATCAAATTAGACTTCCTGGTgtcaaacaaccaagcggaatatgaggcccTGCTGGGCGGCCTAGCTCTAGCAAGGGAAGTCGGAGCCACAAGACTGGAAGTGTGTAGTGACTCGCAGGTCGTTACTTCTCAGATCAATGGAACCTACCAAGCCAGAGACTCACTATTACAGAGGTACCTGGAGAAAGTCAAAGAATTGAGCAAGAAATTTGAGGAGGTCACGATCCAACACGTTccgagagaaaggaacacacgggcagacctcctgtCCAAGCTAGCAAGCACAAAGCCAGGGACTGGCAACCGGTCCCTCATTCAAGGATTGATGAAAGAACTAGCAGTAGTGCTACAGCTAACCCAGTTAGAACCTTGTTGGATGGACCCGATCATCGAATTCCTGGGAAAGGCCAGGCTCCCCAGCGACGAGCAGGCGGCCAAAACAATAAGACAAAAGGCGGCCAAGTATGCAATCATACAGAGCCAGTTGTTTAAAAAAGGACTTAGCCAACCACTGCTGAAATGCCTGCACCCCGACCAAACGGAGTACGTCCTCCAGAAAGTCCATGAAGGATGCTCTCTGATGGCGGACTCTAAGGAGTTCGTGAGAAGGTGCAAGAGATGCCAGGAAAACTCCAGCTTCCACAAAGCGCCAGCAACCGAACTTAGCGTTCTCACAACTTCCCGACCTTTCTCACAATGGGGAATTGACCTATTAGGACCCTTCCCGGTCGGGTCAGGACAAGTCAAGTACCTGATAGTGGCGATTGACTACTATACAAAGTGGATAGAGGCAGAGCTGTTGGCCAGCATATCCTCAGCGAATTGTCGAAAGTTCGTATGGAGACAGATAATAGCAAGATTCGGCATCCCAAAAGCCGTTATCTCGGACAACGAGATGCAGTTTGCTGATAAAAAATTTGGAGAGTTCCTTGCCGTTTTGGGGATAAAGCAAAAGTTTTCGTCAATAGAGcacccccagaccaatggacaagtgGAGGCTGCAAACAAGATCATCCTGCAGGGCCTCAAGAGGTGA